Proteins from a single region of Chloroflexota bacterium:
- a CDS encoding GNAT family N-acetyltransferase, with the protein MACPDGPAGIEYRDTAEGLEARQLATGFFVDWLRQPTPEAHLDILRGSANVVVAIDEESDQVVGFVTAISDGVLSAYISLLEVLPEYQGRGIGSELMRRLLEQLKDLYMVDTLCDVDVQAYYARFGMKRATGMRIRRYDRIPSGETDG; encoded by the coding sequence ATGGCGTGCCCTGACGGGCCGGCCGGGATCGAGTACCGCGACACCGCCGAGGGGCTGGAGGCGCGCCAGCTGGCGACGGGCTTCTTCGTCGATTGGCTGCGGCAGCCGACGCCCGAGGCGCATCTCGACATCCTGCGCGGGAGCGCAAACGTGGTGGTGGCGATCGACGAGGAGTCGGATCAGGTGGTCGGGTTTGTCACCGCCATCAGCGATGGGGTGCTGAGCGCCTACATCTCGCTGCTGGAAGTGCTGCCGGAGTATCAGGGCCGCGGGATCGGCTCCGAGCTGATGCGGCGGCTGCTGGAGCAACTCAAGGACCTCTACATGGTGGACACGCTCTGCGATGTGGACGTGCAGGCGTACTACGCGCGATTTGGCATGAAACGGGCGACGGGGATGCGCATCCGGCGGTATGACCGGATTCCGAGCGGGGAGACGGACGGATAG
- a CDS encoding NAD(P)/FAD-dependent oxidoreductase, producing MRRRRAGRLVTRIAREPVPIGALAGAAAALVFLVPATPMGGFDGLLGSPVEGALLAVHLVIGGAVGGAFARVIPLRRQGEHASRITLALMTGLILWVVGPLTIGPALDGAAPTWSVEAASRHFPSLIAHLMFGGGLGVLLALAARAGVGHGAESPTSARAAGQPVRVVILGGGFAGMGAAQRLEELHRRDVCLDVTLVSRSNFLLFTPMLAEVASSGLDAQAISAPIRVACPHTRFRHADVQAVDADAKCITAIPIGSDRTERIAYDHLIVAVGSVPAFYGLPGLAEHAFTLKTLEDAARLRNHVIAALETAEQQADAPARQGLLTFVVAGGGFAGTEAVAELFDLVRSVRRYYPGIGRDEPRFVLVHSSDRIIPELSRELGDYAREKLERRGIKFVLGQRVAAADAESVTLDDDTRIPTRTLVWTAGNQPSPLLRGMPCERNRRGQLVVEPTLQVPGLDGVWALGDGAQVPDVNRPGAFHPPTAQHAIRQGKAVADNVVAVARGQAPKPFSYRAIGSLVALGSRTAAAEVAGRKFSGFVAWVMWRTIYFTKLPGMDRKVRVALDWAIDLLFPRDIVLLPGPSDAAEPSAGAGDGDADTPRAPEPVMPVGRDA from the coding sequence GTGCGCCGCCGGCGCGCCGGTCGCCTGGTGACGCGCATCGCGCGTGAGCCTGTGCCGATCGGCGCCCTGGCGGGAGCCGCGGCCGCGCTCGTGTTCCTGGTTCCGGCGACGCCCATGGGCGGGTTCGACGGTTTGCTGGGATCGCCGGTGGAAGGCGCGCTGCTTGCCGTTCACCTGGTCATTGGCGGCGCGGTGGGCGGGGCATTTGCGCGCGTGATTCCGCTGCGTCGGCAGGGCGAGCACGCCTCGCGCATCACGCTGGCGCTCATGACGGGGCTAATCCTCTGGGTCGTCGGTCCGCTCACCATCGGTCCGGCGCTGGACGGCGCGGCGCCCACGTGGTCGGTCGAGGCCGCGTCGCGGCACTTCCCCAGCCTCATCGCGCATCTGATGTTCGGCGGGGGGCTCGGCGTGCTGCTGGCTTTGGCGGCTCGCGCCGGGGTCGGCCACGGCGCCGAGTCGCCCACGTCCGCTCGCGCGGCCGGCCAACCCGTGCGCGTGGTAATCCTCGGCGGCGGCTTTGCCGGCATGGGTGCCGCGCAGCGCCTCGAAGAGCTGCACCGGAGAGACGTGTGTCTCGACGTGACCCTGGTGAGCCGCAGCAACTTCCTGCTCTTCACTCCGATGCTTGCGGAAGTCGCGTCGAGCGGCCTGGACGCCCAGGCGATCTCGGCTCCAATCCGCGTCGCATGCCCGCACACGCGCTTTCGCCACGCCGACGTCCAGGCGGTCGACGCCGACGCCAAGTGCATCACCGCGATCCCCATAGGTTCCGATCGGACGGAGCGGATCGCCTACGACCATTTGATTGTGGCCGTCGGCTCGGTGCCGGCGTTCTACGGGCTCCCGGGGCTGGCCGAGCACGCCTTCACCCTCAAGACCCTCGAAGACGCCGCCCGCCTGCGCAACCACGTCATCGCGGCGCTGGAGACCGCGGAGCAGCAGGCCGACGCGCCCGCGCGGCAAGGGCTGCTGACCTTCGTCGTCGCCGGTGGCGGGTTCGCGGGCACCGAAGCCGTCGCCGAGCTCTTCGACCTCGTGCGCAGCGTGCGCCGCTACTACCCCGGCATTGGGCGCGACGAGCCACGGTTCGTGCTGGTGCACTCGAGCGACCGCATCATCCCCGAGCTCAGCCGCGAGCTCGGCGACTACGCCCGCGAAAAGCTGGAGCGCCGCGGGATCAAGTTCGTGCTGGGCCAGCGCGTGGCCGCCGCCGATGCCGAGAGCGTGACCCTCGACGACGACACCCGGATTCCGACGCGCACGCTGGTCTGGACCGCTGGCAATCAGCCCAGCCCACTGCTGCGCGGGATGCCCTGCGAACGCAACCGGCGCGGTCAACTTGTCGTCGAGCCCACGCTGCAAGTGCCGGGCCTCGACGGCGTGTGGGCCTTGGGCGACGGGGCGCAGGTGCCCGACGTGAATCGGCCCGGCGCCTTTCACCCGCCCACCGCGCAGCACGCGATCCGCCAGGGCAAGGCCGTGGCCGACAACGTCGTGGCCGTTGCCCGCGGGCAAGCGCCGAAGCCGTTCAGCTACCGCGCCATCGGATCGCTGGTCGCGCTCGGGTCTCGCACCGCCGCCGCCGAAGTGGCCGGCCGCAAGTTCTCCGGATTCGTCGCCTGGGTCATGTGGCGCACGATCTACTTCACCAAGCTGCCGGGCATGGACCGCAAGGTGCGGGTGGCGCTCGACTGGGCCATCGACCTGCTGTTCCCGCGCGACATCGTGCTGCTGCCCGGGCCGTCGGATGCGGCGGAGCCGAGTGCTGGCGCTGGTGACGGTGATGCCGACACCCCTCGCGCACCCGAGCCGGTGATGCCGGTGGGGCGGGACGCATGA
- a CDS encoding DM13 domain-containing protein, protein MTRRRVLIGGGIVGIIAAVAIAWWLVSPLFRDTVVDEAFPFELPEPAAMETMTEEEKQEMVADFEAAMPTLMEIEALAEADRMVVQERVMEAAAAMPDTMMDEPMPAMPEPEATPEPEATPEPEATPQPEPAPQPEPAPQPELLREGQFRGADDFHRGSGTATIFRTPDDKLVLRLTDFKVTNGPALSVLLSSSPAPASSQQLGDYIDVGALKGNIGNQNYEIPAGTDLSAYNSVVIYCVPFHVVFATATLPA, encoded by the coding sequence ATGACTCGACGACGAGTGCTGATCGGCGGCGGAATAGTCGGAATCATCGCGGCGGTGGCGATTGCCTGGTGGCTTGTGTCGCCGCTCTTTCGCGACACCGTGGTGGACGAGGCGTTCCCCTTCGAGCTTCCGGAACCCGCGGCCATGGAGACCATGACCGAGGAAGAGAAGCAGGAGATGGTCGCCGACTTCGAGGCCGCCATGCCCACATTGATGGAGATCGAGGCTCTCGCCGAAGCGGACCGCATGGTGGTCCAGGAGCGGGTGATGGAGGCGGCCGCCGCCATGCCCGACACCATGATGGACGAGCCGATGCCCGCCATGCCCGAGCCGGAGGCCACGCCCGAGCCGGAGGCCACGCCCGAGCCGGAGGCCACGCCGCAGCCGGAACCCGCGCCGCAGCCGGAACCCGCGCCGCAGCCTGAGCTCTTGCGCGAGGGCCAGTTCCGCGGCGCCGACGACTTTCACCGCGGCTCCGGAACCGCCACCATCTTCCGCACGCCCGACGACAAGCTGGTGCTGCGCCTGACGGACTTCAAGGTCACCAACGGTCCGGCGCTGAGCGTGCTGCTGTCGTCGTCGCCCGCGCCGGCGTCGAGCCAGCAGCTGGGCGACTACATCGACGTGGGCGCGCTGAAGGGCAACATCGGCAACCAGAACTACGAGATCCCGGCCGGCACCGACCTTTCGGCGTACAACAGCGTCGTCATCTACTGCGTGCCGTTCCACGTCGTGTTCGCGACCGCCACCCTCCCCGCGTAA
- a CDS encoding glycerophosphodiester phosphodiesterase family protein: MPLVIAHRGDTVAAPENTLPAFAAAIEAGADGIELDVHPSRDGALVVHHDYYLDRTTDGAGLVGDYTLAELQALDAGSWFDEKFAGERIPTLEDVLGLAGGRVRLEIELKGTTLAFLDRVLDTVRAADAVASVELTTGHRPLLWHMHRREPRIPIGMFFVEPWPKWMGPELGRRQVIELMTLAGARIAHLPIGMIDAGLVGRLHGAGMLVHGANVNDATAIERALECGVDQFTTSRLDLALPMVGDSSA; this comes from the coding sequence ATGCCGCTGGTCATCGCGCATCGCGGCGACACGGTTGCGGCTCCGGAGAACACGCTGCCGGCCTTCGCCGCCGCGATCGAGGCCGGGGCGGACGGCATCGAGTTGGACGTCCACCCGAGCCGGGACGGAGCGTTGGTGGTGCATCACGACTACTACCTCGACCGCACCACCGACGGCGCGGGGCTCGTCGGCGACTACACCCTGGCGGAGCTTCAGGCGCTGGACGCGGGCTCTTGGTTCGACGAGAAGTTCGCCGGCGAGCGCATTCCCACCCTCGAGGATGTGCTCGGCCTCGCCGGCGGGCGCGTGCGCCTCGAGATCGAGCTCAAGGGGACCACGCTGGCGTTCCTGGATCGGGTGCTCGACACCGTCCGCGCCGCCGACGCCGTTGCGTCGGTGGAACTGACGACTGGGCACCGTCCGCTCCTGTGGCACATGCATCGCCGCGAGCCCCGCATTCCCATCGGCATGTTCTTCGTCGAACCGTGGCCGAAGTGGATGGGACCGGAATTGGGCCGCCGGCAGGTCATTGAACTGATGACCCTTGCGGGCGCTCGCATCGCGCATCTGCCCATAGGCATGATCGACGCGGGGCTCGTCGGACGGCTGCACGGCGCGGGCATGCTGGTGCACGGAGCCAATGTGAACGACGCGACCGCCATCGAACGAGCCCTCGAGTGCGGCGTGGACCAGTTCACCACGTCTCGGCTCGATCTGGCGCTGCCTATGGTGGGAGACAGCAGTGCCTAG
- a CDS encoding DEAD/DEAH box helicase, producing MARRCHDTTARRPCDCVWLRKLEAPSAPRRARAADNHRPTAGASCSRRAPAIESFTALRVRPDLVDALAADEITSPTPIQAACIPHLLEGRDVVGQARTGSGKTLAYAIPLVEGLDPDHPRVQALVLAPTRELAEQIGTVIDPLLGPDAPPSVRIVGGLSYTPQRRALAQGAQVVVGTPGRVLDLIESRDLNVDDLRMLVIDEADRMFDIGMAPQVESILRYSPASRQTALFSATVPGWVARLTLRHLRDPEHVALDTRPEDLPEIDHEIWVVPEMEKATAVEGILQQSPGVPTIVFGRTRRGVDRLRDRLRRRGLRVDAIQGGMPQPSRQRVMDRFRREEIDVLIATDVAARGLDIMGLAQVINYDIPDHPDMFTHRTGRTGRMGRAGRSVTLVSGAGLDRLASIEYSLERRIPRRYWDEIKTEFLPVDDDPAEAASAANGQRVMPGERLSGGKAKANGANGHKPRSNRRRRRPRQAGAQAGGGR from the coding sequence GTGGCGCGCCGGTGCCACGATACTACTGCGCGGCGGCCATGCGATTGTGTATGGTTGAGAAAGCTAGAGGCGCCCAGCGCACCACGTAGGGCGCGGGCCGCAGACAATCATCGGCCCACCGCGGGCGCCAGTTGCAGCAGAAGGGCACCCGCTATCGAGAGTTTCACCGCGCTGCGCGTTCGACCCGATCTCGTCGACGCGCTGGCGGCCGACGAGATCACCAGCCCCACACCCATCCAAGCCGCCTGCATTCCGCACTTGCTTGAAGGCCGCGACGTCGTCGGCCAAGCCCGAACCGGCTCCGGCAAGACCCTGGCCTACGCCATCCCGCTCGTTGAAGGACTCGACCCCGATCATCCGCGCGTCCAGGCCCTGGTGCTGGCGCCGACCCGCGAGCTCGCCGAGCAGATCGGCACCGTCATCGATCCGTTGCTCGGTCCGGACGCCCCGCCCTCGGTGCGCATCGTCGGCGGGCTCAGCTACACCCCGCAGCGCCGCGCGCTCGCCCAGGGCGCGCAGGTCGTGGTGGGCACGCCGGGACGCGTGCTGGACCTGATCGAAAGCCGCGATCTGAACGTCGACGACCTACGCATGCTCGTCATCGACGAGGCCGACCGCATGTTCGACATCGGCATGGCGCCCCAGGTCGAGTCGATCCTGCGATATTCGCCGGCATCCCGGCAGACGGCGCTGTTCTCGGCCACCGTGCCGGGCTGGGTGGCGCGGCTCACGCTGCGGCATCTGCGCGACCCCGAGCACGTGGCGCTGGACACCCGGCCCGAGGACCTCCCCGAAATCGACCACGAGATCTGGGTCGTGCCCGAGATGGAAAAGGCCACGGCCGTCGAAGGCATCTTGCAGCAGTCGCCCGGCGTGCCGACCATCGTGTTTGGCCGGACCCGCCGTGGGGTCGACCGCCTGCGCGACCGATTGCGCCGCCGCGGCCTGCGGGTGGACGCCATCCAGGGCGGCATGCCCCAACCCTCGCGGCAGCGCGTGATGGACCGGTTCCGCCGGGAAGAGATCGATGTGCTGATCGCCACCGACGTCGCCGCCCGCGGCTTGGACATCATGGGTCTGGCCCAGGTGATCAACTACGACATCCCCGACCACCCCGACATGTTCACCCACCGCACCGGACGCACCGGCCGCATGGGACGCGCGGGGCGCTCCGTCACCCTGGTCAGCGGCGCCGGCCTCGACCGGCTGGCCTCGATCGAGTATTCGCTCGAGCGCCGCATCCCGCGTCGGTACTGGGACGAAATCAAGACCGAGTTTCTGCCGGTCGACGACGATCCCGCCGAAGCAGCCTCGGCCGCCAACGGCCAACGCGTGATGCCCGGCGAACGCCTGAGCGGCGGCAAGGCGAAAGCGAACGGCGCGAATGGGCACAAACCTCGGTCGAACCGTCGCCGGCGTCGTCCCCGCCAGGCGGGGGCTCAGGCGGGCGGCGGGCGCTAG
- a CDS encoding flavin reductase family protein yields MTVPPTPAADVQALFKASMAALASGVAVVTGAAADGSPRGLTVTSIASYSAHPPSVIVCVDETCNSYAALTTGSHFAAHLLQAEQADVATLFASSAIDKFDRVSWTLWDDRLPVLSDALAVVICRRISTTVLGDHAILVGEVVDGSMQEAQPLVYWRRGFYEGPGAPTDGG; encoded by the coding sequence ATGACCGTGCCGCCAACGCCCGCGGCGGATGTTCAAGCGCTGTTCAAAGCCTCGATGGCGGCCCTGGCTTCCGGCGTGGCGGTGGTGACGGGCGCCGCCGCCGACGGATCGCCCCGGGGGCTCACCGTCACGTCGATTGCGTCGTACTCCGCCCATCCGCCGTCGGTGATCGTCTGCGTGGACGAGACGTGCAACAGCTATGCGGCGCTCACCACGGGGAGTCACTTTGCGGCGCATCTGCTGCAGGCGGAGCAGGCCGACGTGGCCACGCTCTTTGCCTCCAGCGCCATCGACAAGTTCGACCGCGTGTCGTGGACGCTGTGGGACGACCGGCTGCCCGTCCTCAGCGACGCGCTGGCGGTGGTGATCTGCCGCCGCATCAGCACGACGGTGCTCGGCGACCACGCGATCCTGGTGGGCGAGGTGGTGGATGGGTCGATGCAAGAAGCGCAGCCGCTGGTCTACTGGCGGCGTGGGTTCTACGAAGGGCCGGGCGCGCCGACGGACGGCGGCTAG
- a CDS encoding family 10 glycosylhydrolase, whose amino-acid sequence MATTARDLLADRGYAADPIYLTDLDRVTPASALASGLRPHTWQTLPYETEHLRGVLLWAGFESQAPAVSYPLERRGWHAISVGFHPTNEDQGWLEQVLVKLSGDDTYSMLRWEPPRGLDGHMRRLRFEELFWRVAKLDGQDLVFEQITRRLAAGDGPGTIQGESTKIAYVKLVPLSDAEAAAHERDLRNASTRRLFGHNDAFYPYTYRTTTAEEIRREVEPYRETDFGRIYWEVGGGDKLYYDTTVGRNPADLDLQGYSRLGERLLVESFREFRRKGIDPVDVALRHTHDLGMEFHASYRLAAWTYPPTTMEGFFKGGYFERHPELHCIDRQGRVLPRLSYAFPETQEFCLAVLREMAAYPVDGIALLFNRRPPYLDYEAPLVESFTREYGEDPHDLDERDPRWLAHRAAVLTAFMRRLRAEMDAAGAARQGKRIDISVCVLGTQADNDFFGLDVATWAREGLIDTLIPYSPAPLALPVAEDTWISGEQIQPFVEAVRGTPCLMAPNLMPRDLSADDYRRMASMLYGAGAEHLFVWDCAGSWFRANHQEPWNALRRLGHRDEIEAWRQAGEPSLANPTIPLRTLGGWDMTTIAPG is encoded by the coding sequence ATGGCCACGACAGCGCGCGATCTTCTGGCCGACCGGGGCTATGCGGCGGATCCGATCTATCTGACCGATCTGGATCGCGTCACCCCGGCGTCGGCGCTCGCGTCCGGGCTGCGTCCGCACACCTGGCAGACGCTGCCATACGAGACCGAACACCTGCGCGGCGTGCTGCTGTGGGCGGGATTCGAGTCGCAGGCGCCCGCGGTCAGCTATCCGCTCGAGCGGCGCGGCTGGCACGCCATCAGCGTGGGATTCCACCCGACCAATGAGGACCAGGGCTGGCTGGAGCAGGTGCTGGTCAAGCTGAGCGGCGACGACACCTACTCGATGCTGCGCTGGGAGCCGCCGCGCGGGCTGGACGGGCACATGCGCCGGCTCCGGTTCGAGGAGCTGTTCTGGCGCGTGGCCAAGCTCGACGGCCAGGACCTGGTGTTCGAGCAGATCACCCGGCGCCTGGCGGCGGGCGATGGCCCGGGGACGATTCAGGGCGAGTCGACCAAGATCGCCTACGTCAAGCTCGTGCCGCTCTCGGACGCCGAGGCGGCGGCGCATGAGCGGGACCTGCGCAACGCCTCCACCCGCCGGCTGTTCGGGCACAACGACGCGTTCTATCCCTACACCTATCGCACCACGACCGCCGAGGAGATCCGGCGCGAGGTGGAGCCCTACCGCGAGACGGACTTCGGGCGCATCTACTGGGAGGTCGGCGGCGGCGACAAGCTCTATTACGACACCACCGTGGGGCGCAATCCGGCCGATCTCGACCTGCAGGGCTACAGCCGGCTGGGTGAGCGCCTGCTGGTGGAGAGCTTTCGCGAGTTCCGGCGCAAGGGCATCGATCCGGTGGACGTGGCGTTGCGGCACACCCACGACCTGGGGATGGAGTTTCACGCCAGCTACCGGCTGGCGGCGTGGACCTACCCACCGACCACCATGGAGGGATTCTTCAAGGGCGGGTATTTCGAGCGGCACCCGGAGCTGCACTGCATCGACCGGCAGGGACGAGTCCTGCCGCGGCTCTCCTACGCATTCCCGGAAACCCAGGAATTTTGCCTTGCCGTGCTGCGCGAGATGGCGGCCTATCCGGTCGACGGCATTGCGCTGCTGTTCAACCGGCGACCGCCGTACCTGGACTACGAGGCGCCGCTGGTCGAGAGCTTCACCCGCGAGTACGGCGAGGACCCGCACGACCTGGACGAGCGCGATCCCCGCTGGCTGGCGCACCGCGCCGCCGTGCTCACGGCCTTCATGCGGCGGCTGCGCGCCGAAATGGACGCCGCCGGCGCCGCGCGCCAGGGCAAGCGGATCGACATTTCGGTGTGCGTGCTGGGCACCCAGGCCGACAACGACTTCTTCGGCCTAGACGTGGCCACGTGGGCGCGCGAGGGCCTGATCGACACGCTGATTCCCTACAGCCCGGCGCCGCTGGCCCTGCCGGTGGCCGAAGACACATGGATATCGGGCGAGCAGATCCAGCCGTTCGTGGAAGCTGTGCGCGGCACGCCGTGCCTGATGGCGCCGAACCTGATGCCGCGCGACCTGAGCGCGGACGACTACCGCCGCATGGCCTCGATGCTCTACGGCGCCGGGGCCGAGCATCTGTTCGTGTGGGACTGCGCGGGCTCGTGGTTCCGCGCCAACCACCAGGAGCCCTGGAACGCGCTGCGCCGGCTGGGTCACCGAGACGAGATCGAGGCCTGGCGGCAAGCGGGCGAGCCGAGCCTGGCGAACCCCACCATTCCCCTCCGCACCCTGGGCGGTTGGGACATGACCACGATCGCGCCGGGCTGA
- a CDS encoding DUF2961 domain-containing protein has protein sequence MNPSWLTLPEHFRPARVTTYQDLPPDTPVTLAQLDGPGCIRRIWAASVRQPTPAHQRQIVLRMFWDGADAPAVEAPLGDFFGQLHGLPPYSLDSRYLTMQAHAGYTATFPMPFREGARIEAVAGPDVGEDGILLQTDWHAYPPESFTQPLRFHAQFRRENPCEAFGRNYLLLDAVGRGRFLGFNYGVAVRDDRARWSHAGAENIYVTNPVDAPEGPFAHLRGAGGEDAFGASNGGVLHRPSTHLDQGVPYYAQEDLGPALARHTLAAYRFFEADAIPYGQSLQVRFGSMANDICSTAYWYQEPPHRPFFRMPDWDQLLLGSELPFDATGAPDPEPRWQLMGPFHPDHEAALDAAADRADAAERFAEMGYPPDSPWRRGDRHVARWAPAADINGFVDFSLTFRPIGPENSLTYPALGLAQTWLHSDADAAVTLQAGWVNDLRLRIGNGPWASLGRNDYFRHREHRLALRAGWNRLQVKLDNPDDGLARHAWGSWVFALRAIDDRGRELVLHPERGG, from the coding sequence ATGAACCCTTCATGGCTCACCTTGCCCGAGCACTTCAGGCCAGCGCGTGTCACGACCTACCAGGACCTGCCGCCCGACACTCCCGTCACGTTGGCCCAGCTTGACGGCCCCGGCTGCATCCGCCGCATCTGGGCCGCCTCCGTGCGCCAGCCCACGCCCGCGCACCAGCGCCAGATAGTCCTGCGCATGTTCTGGGACGGCGCAGACGCGCCTGCCGTCGAGGCGCCGCTCGGCGACTTCTTCGGCCAACTCCACGGCTTGCCGCCCTACTCGCTCGACTCGCGCTACCTCACCATGCAGGCTCACGCGGGATACACGGCCACGTTTCCCATGCCGTTTCGGGAGGGCGCGCGCATCGAGGCCGTGGCAGGCCCGGACGTGGGCGAAGACGGGATTCTGCTGCAGACCGATTGGCACGCCTACCCACCGGAATCCTTCACGCAGCCGCTGCGCTTCCACGCGCAATTCCGGCGCGAAAATCCCTGCGAGGCCTTCGGACGCAACTACCTGCTGCTGGATGCGGTCGGCCGCGGTCGATTCCTGGGCTTCAACTACGGCGTGGCCGTGCGCGACGACCGGGCGCGCTGGTCGCACGCGGGCGCCGAGAACATCTATGTCACGAACCCCGTCGACGCGCCCGAGGGACCTTTCGCCCATTTGCGCGGGGCGGGCGGCGAGGACGCCTTTGGCGCCTCCAACGGCGGCGTGCTGCACCGGCCCTCCACGCATCTCGACCAGGGCGTGCCCTACTACGCCCAGGAAGACCTCGGTCCCGCCCTCGCCCGCCACACGCTGGCGGCCTACCGCTTCTTCGAGGCGGACGCCATCCCCTATGGCCAATCGCTCCAGGTGCGCTTCGGATCGATGGCCAACGACATCTGCAGCACGGCCTACTGGTATCAGGAACCGCCGCACCGGCCGTTCTTCCGCATGCCGGACTGGGATCAACTGCTGCTCGGCTCCGAGCTGCCGTTCGACGCCACGGGCGCGCCGGACCCCGAACCGCGCTGGCAACTGATGGGGCCGTTCCATCCGGATCACGAAGCCGCGCTGGACGCCGCCGCCGACCGTGCCGATGCCGCCGAGCGCTTCGCCGAAATGGGCTACCCGCCCGACTCGCCCTGGCGCCGGGGCGATCGGCACGTCGCCCGCTGGGCGCCGGCCGCCGACATCAACGGCTTCGTGGACTTCTCGCTGACCTTCCGCCCCATTGGTCCCGAGAATTCGCTCACCTATCCGGCGCTTGGGCTGGCGCAAACATGGCTGCACTCCGACGCGGATGCCGCCGTCACGCTGCAGGCCGGTTGGGTGAACGACCTGCGCCTGCGCATCGGCAACGGTCCCTGGGCGTCGTTGGGCCGAAACGACTACTTCCGCCATCGGGAGCATCGGCTGGCGCTGCGGGCCGGCTGGAATCGGCTCCAGGTCAAGCTCGACAACCCCGACGACGGGCTGGCCCGGCACGCGTGGGGCTCCTGGGTTTTTGCGCTGCGCGCCATCGACGACCGCGGGCGGGAGCTCGTGCTGCATCCGGAGCGGGGCGGCTAG
- a CDS encoding Gfo/Idh/MocA family oxidoreductase — translation MASLKAAVIGVGNHGSGHLQMIAGEPEMRLVGVADLDEQRLAAAAAHEPDVAVTDYREMLDRARPDVVYVVTLPGQLLPIVRECLERGIHTSVEKSPGNTSADTAAMIEAEAASSAMAIVSFNRRYYPQILAVKRLALARGGPVHAAATYNKNPSDRVVENMGRGLMPPALVCDSIHHVDLLRWLAGDTMETTGVVTHVHAETYRSSPARERHNAVITFANGARAVLMSHFGVGTRIQRAELHAEDFSAYMDLTRMSPPEEAHRPDTFELFADGDPYEAPLDLAPEGGPHFNETRHFADCILNGRRPWSTLEDGLVTMRLCEAIYAGHKGPFDGAA, via the coding sequence ATGGCCTCCCTCAAGGCGGCGGTGATCGGCGTCGGCAATCACGGCAGCGGTCATCTCCAGATGATTGCCGGCGAACCCGAGATGCGGCTGGTCGGCGTGGCGGACCTCGACGAGCAGCGCCTGGCCGCGGCCGCGGCCCACGAACCCGACGTTGCCGTCACCGACTACCGCGAGATGCTCGACCGCGCGCGCCCTGACGTGGTCTACGTGGTCACCCTGCCCGGGCAGCTCCTGCCGATCGTGCGCGAGTGCCTGGAGCGCGGCATCCACACCTCGGTCGAGAAGTCGCCCGGCAACACCAGCGCCGACACCGCGGCCATGATCGAGGCCGAGGCCGCCAGCAGCGCCATGGCCATCGTCTCCTTCAACCGGCGCTACTACCCGCAGATTCTCGCCGTCAAGCGACTCGCGCTCGCCCGCGGCGGCCCCGTGCACGCCGCCGCCACCTACAACAAGAACCCGAGCGATCGCGTGGTCGAGAACATGGGTCGCGGCCTGATGCCGCCGGCTTTGGTCTGCGACTCGATCCACCACGTCGATTTGTTGCGCTGGCTGGCGGGGGACACGATGGAGACGACCGGCGTCGTCACCCACGTCCACGCCGAGACCTACCGCTCCAGCCCCGCGCGCGAGCGGCACAACGCCGTGATCACCTTCGCCAACGGCGCACGGGCGGTGCTGATGTCGCACTTCGGCGTGGGCACCCGCATCCAGCGGGCCGAGCTGCACGCCGAAGACTTCTCGGCCTACATGGACCTCACGCGCATGAGTCCGCCCGAGGAGGCGCACCGTCCCGACACCTTCGAGCTCTTCGCCGACGGCGATCCGTACGAGGCGCCGCTGGACCTTGCGCCCGAGGGCGGTCCGCATTTCAACGAGACGCGCCACTTCGCCGACTGCATCCTCAACGGCCGCCGCCCCTGGAGCACGCTGGAGGACGGCCTGGTGACCATGCGGCTCTGCGAGGCCATCTATGCCGGTCACAAGGGCCCCTTCGACGGCGCCGCGTGA
- the pyrE gene encoding orotate phosphoribosyltransferase, whose translation MATTDRERLRLMLQERSFISGTFKLSSGQTSSYFFDGKQVVLDPVGAHLAGNAMLELIRERAPDANAVAGPTVGADPIVTAAMLLSASTKQPLAGLFVRSERKDHGTERIIEGPLQRGMRVVIVDDAATTGGSLAYTTRCLREAGLDLEVVLAITLVDRLAGYEAAMNEIGVPAASVFTLDDFTPPESAKTPEPAASVG comes from the coding sequence ATGGCAACAACTGATCGCGAGCGCCTGCGCCTCATGCTGCAGGAACGCTCCTTCATTTCGGGCACGTTCAAGCTCTCGTCCGGCCAAACCAGCTCCTATTTCTTCGACGGCAAGCAGGTCGTGCTGGACCCTGTCGGCGCGCACCTGGCCGGCAACGCGATGCTGGAGCTGATTCGGGAGCGGGCGCCCGACGCCAACGCCGTGGCGGGACCCACCGTCGGCGCGGACCCGATTGTCACCGCGGCCATGCTCCTGAGCGCCAGTACCAAGCAGCCGCTCGCCGGACTATTCGTCCGCAGCGAGCGCAAGGACCACGGCACGGAGCGAATCATCGAAGGCCCGCTGCAGCGCGGCATGCGGGTGGTCATCGTCGACGACGCCGCGACCACCGGCGGGTCGCTGGCCTACACGACACGCTGCCTGCGCGAAGCCGGCCTGGACCTCGAGGTCGTCCTGGCAATCACCCTCGTCGACCGCCTGGCCGGCTACGAGGCCGCCATGAATGAAATCGGCGTCCCCGCCGCCAGCGTGTTCACCCTCGACGACTTCACGCCGCCAGAGTCCGCGAAGACGCCTGAGCCCGCGGCAAGCGTCGGCTAA